A genomic window from Cupriavidus basilensis includes:
- a CDS encoding M35 family metallo-endopeptidase, with amino-acid sequence MRAAIRHGDATNRGGKVFATGGIPHHGVEVAAEGDQATCPACNSIGTLFNDAYPAFTLTDGRQILVEGAWLKCKCATHPRVIASQSDFRIAIRRPLSEAHLTQAGPLVPSHRALSQEASNKLIERMQDDTYAEDQTIICPNMSNAEFRALMLRLRDKAVKDVDNRLGEISTWGKIDQAKMALYFGPPSNELRTRLKDGLARIRALLVSLSENNFERYSEESLARTGCIPKAAKDNLGAASVCGPDGLHRIFIWPAFCRLPDELKDSKGVPVDGDSKLLTLIHEVSHFQDAMGTRDVWYSTRNSRWKAADANRFCIENAENIAAYTVGIWDDRI; translated from the coding sequence ATGCGCGCAGCCATTCGGCACGGCGACGCAACAAATCGGGGTGGGAAGGTATTTGCCACAGGGGGCATTCCGCACCATGGTGTCGAAGTTGCTGCCGAGGGTGACCAGGCGACGTGTCCGGCGTGCAATTCCATCGGCACGTTGTTCAACGATGCTTACCCAGCATTTACGCTAACCGATGGACGGCAGATTCTCGTCGAAGGAGCATGGCTGAAGTGCAAGTGCGCGACTCATCCTCGCGTCATTGCCTCGCAGAGCGACTTCCGTATCGCGATACGTCGGCCGCTTTCAGAGGCCCATTTGACGCAGGCAGGACCACTTGTTCCGTCCCATCGCGCTCTAAGTCAGGAGGCATCCAATAAGCTCATCGAGCGGATGCAGGACGACACCTACGCGGAGGATCAGACGATCATCTGCCCAAACATGTCCAATGCGGAGTTCCGCGCATTGATGCTTCGTCTGCGCGATAAGGCTGTGAAAGACGTAGACAATCGGCTCGGAGAAATTTCTACCTGGGGCAAGATAGACCAGGCGAAGATGGCTCTGTACTTTGGCCCCCCAAGCAACGAGTTACGAACGAGGCTGAAGGATGGCCTCGCGAGGATCCGTGCGTTGCTGGTATCGCTATCTGAGAACAACTTTGAGCGGTACTCCGAAGAGAGCCTCGCGCGGACAGGATGCATACCGAAAGCCGCCAAAGATAATCTTGGGGCGGCCTCCGTCTGTGGGCCCGACGGACTGCACCGCATTTTTATCTGGCCGGCGTTCTGCAGGCTGCCCGATGAACTTAAAGACTCAAAGGGAGTGCCAGTCGATGGGGATAGTAAGCTGCTCACTCTTATTCACGAGGTCTCTCACTTCCAGGATGCAATGGGAACGCGAGATGTTTGGTATAGCACCCGCAACTCACGCTGGAAGGCGGCGGACGCCAACCGCTTTTGCATCGAAAACGCCGAGAATATCGCCGCATACACCGTCGGGATTTGGGATGATCGAATATAA
- a CDS encoding PAAR domain-containing protein, whose product MFNKENYVNKSNVKQSYVVAFSGARTAKGGEILTGTSELSIDGHVGLRVGDIATYPDGRSAEIISGAGNAVCFDGVPMAIVGSVLSNGDTIVSSSTSLFTFNEIEGAPIPGLLEPGYRFFAVNGVQN is encoded by the coding sequence TTGTTTAACAAGGAGAATTACGTTAATAAATCGAATGTCAAGCAATCCTACGTTGTCGCATTTTCTGGCGCAAGAACCGCCAAAGGCGGTGAGATCCTGACTGGCACTTCGGAGCTGTCTATCGATGGGCATGTCGGGCTGCGCGTTGGGGATATCGCGACCTATCCGGACGGTCGTTCTGCCGAAATCATCTCGGGTGCCGGCAACGCTGTTTGTTTTGATGGCGTGCCTATGGCAATCGTCGGAAGTGTACTAAGCAACGGCGACACCATCGTTTCTAGCTCGACCTCGTTGTTTACCTTTAATGAGATAGAGGGCGCGCCGATTCCTGGCCTGCTTGAGCCGGGCTATCGATTCTTCGCCGTGAATGGAGTACAAAATTGA
- a CDS encoding rubredoxin yields the protein MYKKGTAVEIQFSPKRLNDGAGDPYWIDLTTEEAQALLALLQARLAPGDATAAPLVFSLDEPEQEKPAAQPEAPIAAKTASAADDAFKQWVCIICGWVYDEAAGLPEDGIAPGTRWEDIPDDWRCPLCDVGKEDFAMVEF from the coding sequence ATGTACAAGAAAGGCACCGCAGTAGAGATCCAGTTTTCCCCAAAGCGATTGAACGACGGCGCAGGCGATCCGTACTGGATCGACCTGACCACGGAAGAGGCGCAGGCGCTGCTTGCCCTGTTGCAGGCGCGCCTCGCGCCCGGCGACGCTACCGCGGCGCCGCTTGTCTTCAGCCTGGACGAGCCGGAACAAGAGAAGCCCGCCGCGCAGCCAGAAGCCCCCATCGCGGCAAAGACCGCATCCGCCGCTGACGACGCGTTCAAGCAATGGGTGTGCATCATCTGCGGCTGGGTCTATGACGAAGCCGCTGGCCTTCCAGAAGACGGCATCGCGCCCGGCACCCGCTGGGAAGATATCCCCGACGACTGGCGCTGCCCGCTGTGCGACGTGGGCAAGGAAGACTTTGCGATGGTGGAATTCTGA
- a CDS encoding alpha/beta hydrolase, protein MNTTPNEIGPLAEDPVTGLRYRLRKASAAAAATPAARLLLLHGVGSNETSLAPVATRIDPRVEVVLVQGPLTFGPGQHGFFEVSFAGGTPAINAAQAERSRQQLIAFVRARHAQDGALPARTVIAGFSQGGILSASVGLSAPADVAGFAVLSGRILPEIEPHLAPREALAGISAFIAHGELDNKLPVAWAERADRWLDALGVPHRSQRYPIGHELDADVVADFQQWLAGVLFPV, encoded by the coding sequence ATGAACACCACCCCCAATGAAATCGGCCCGCTGGCCGAAGACCCCGTGACCGGCCTGCGTTATCGCTTGCGAAAGGCGTCAGCGGCTGCGGCCGCAACGCCTGCCGCGCGGCTCCTGCTGCTGCACGGCGTAGGCAGCAACGAGACCAGCCTCGCGCCGGTGGCCACGCGTATCGACCCGCGCGTGGAAGTGGTGCTGGTGCAAGGCCCGCTCACCTTCGGGCCCGGCCAGCATGGTTTTTTCGAGGTCAGCTTCGCCGGTGGCACGCCCGCCATCAACGCAGCCCAGGCCGAGCGCAGCCGCCAGCAGCTGATTGCCTTCGTCCGTGCCCGCCATGCGCAGGATGGCGCCCTGCCCGCGCGCACGGTGATCGCCGGCTTCAGCCAGGGCGGCATCCTCAGCGCCAGCGTTGGCCTGAGCGCGCCAGCCGACGTGGCCGGCTTTGCGGTGCTGAGCGGGCGCATCCTGCCGGAGATCGAGCCGCACCTCGCCCCGCGCGAGGCGCTTGCCGGGATATCGGCCTTCATCGCGCACGGCGAACTCGACAACAAGCTGCCCGTCGCGTGGGCCGAACGCGCGGACCGGTGGCTGGACGCGCTGGGCGTGCCGCATCGGTCGCAGCGCTACCCGATCGGCCATGAACTGGATGCCGACGTGGTTGCCGATTTCCAGCAATGGCTCGCCGGCGTGCTTTTTCCTGTCTAA
- a CDS encoding dioxygenase produces the protein MSTALPVLFVSHGAPTFAIEPGLAGPQLTALGRALPVPEAVLVVSPHWETRGGVRATASTQPETIHDFGGFPRALYEIRYPAAGHPALAERTVALLAQAGFDAGLDPQRGLDHGAWVPVRHLYPDAQVPVFQVSLPQPLDPAGALALGRALAPLREQGVLIVASGSMTHNLHEFRGHGGGDAPYVAAFTQWVREAVRSAMRTGDPQPLIDYRQLAPHAQRAHPTDEHFLPLLVAIGAAAAGEPMAVIDGGITYGILSMESYVLGRFRPLAAQPVAA, from the coding sequence ATGTCTACCGCACTTCCCGTCCTGTTTGTCTCCCACGGCGCGCCCACCTTCGCCATCGAGCCGGGCCTGGCCGGCCCGCAGCTCACCGCGCTGGGCCGCGCGCTGCCGGTGCCCGAGGCGGTGCTGGTAGTCTCGCCCCACTGGGAAACGCGCGGCGGCGTACGCGCAACGGCAAGCACGCAGCCCGAGACCATCCACGATTTCGGCGGCTTCCCGCGTGCCCTGTACGAGATCCGCTACCCGGCGGCCGGGCATCCGGCATTGGCCGAGCGCACGGTGGCGCTGCTGGCGCAGGCCGGGTTCGACGCCGGGCTGGACCCGCAGCGCGGCCTGGATCACGGCGCCTGGGTGCCGGTCCGCCACCTGTATCCCGATGCGCAGGTGCCGGTGTTCCAGGTGTCGCTGCCGCAGCCGCTGGACCCGGCCGGCGCGCTGGCGCTGGGCCGTGCGCTGGCGCCGCTGCGCGAGCAGGGCGTGCTGATCGTCGCCTCCGGCAGCATGACGCACAACCTCCATGAATTCCGCGGCCATGGCGGCGGCGATGCCCCGTACGTGGCAGCATTCACGCAGTGGGTGCGCGAGGCGGTGCGCAGCGCCATGCGCACCGGCGACCCGCAGCCGCTGATCGATTACCGCCAGCTGGCCCCGCACGCGCAGCGCGCGCACCCGACCGACGAGCACTTCCTGCCGCTGCTGGTGGCCATCGGCGCGGCCGCGGCGGGCGAGCCGATGGCGGTGATCGACGGCGGCATCACCTACGGGATCTTGTCGATGGAATCCTATGTGCTTGGCCGATTCCGGCCGCTGGCCGCGCAGCCCGTTGCGGCCTGA
- a CDS encoding LysR family transcriptional regulator, with protein MDRALEMTVFTAVVDAGSFVGAVEGLRMSKAAVSRHVDALEQRLGVRLLQRTTRRLSLTEEGRIFYQRAREVLAALDDAESEITSRTQEPSGLIRINVPLTFGILHLAPLWSAFMAAYPQVDLDITLNDRVVDLVDEGYDLAVRIGDMPSSALISRKLVATRMVLCASPGYLAQHGAPTHPHELAEHRVLAYTNWSGRDEWQFDGPHGKVSVSTRARVYSNNGDTCRAIALAHGGIMLQPSFMLQDDLRRGDLVELMPGFRAIEIGVYAVYPTRKQLPLKVRRLVDFLVEAFRDVSWG; from the coding sequence GTGGACCGCGCACTGGAAATGACCGTATTCACCGCCGTGGTCGACGCCGGCAGCTTTGTCGGCGCGGTCGAGGGCCTGCGCATGTCCAAGGCCGCGGTCTCGCGCCATGTGGATGCGCTGGAACAGCGCCTGGGCGTGCGCCTGCTGCAGCGCACCACGCGCCGGCTGTCGCTGACCGAGGAGGGGCGCATTTTCTACCAGCGCGCGCGCGAAGTGCTGGCGGCGCTGGACGACGCCGAGTCCGAGATCACGTCCCGCACGCAGGAGCCTAGCGGGCTGATCCGCATCAACGTGCCGCTCACGTTTGGCATCCTGCACCTCGCGCCGCTCTGGAGCGCTTTCATGGCGGCGTATCCACAGGTTGATCTCGACATCACCCTCAATGACCGCGTGGTGGACCTGGTCGACGAAGGCTACGACCTTGCCGTGCGCATTGGCGACATGCCAAGCTCCGCGCTGATCAGCCGCAAACTGGTCGCAACCCGCATGGTGCTATGCGCGTCGCCTGGCTATCTCGCGCAGCACGGCGCGCCAACCCATCCGCATGAACTGGCCGAGCACCGCGTGCTGGCCTACACCAACTGGTCCGGGCGCGACGAATGGCAGTTCGATGGCCCGCACGGCAAGGTCAGCGTGAGCACCCGCGCCCGGGTGTACTCCAACAATGGCGACACGTGCCGCGCCATTGCGCTGGCGCATGGCGGCATCATGCTGCAGCCGAGCTTCATGCTCCAGGACGACTTGCGGCGCGGGGACCTGGTTGAACTGATGCCCGGGTTCCGCGCGATCGAGATTGGCGTCTACGCTGTGTATCCGACGCGCAAGCAGTTGCCGCTCAAGGTGCGCCGGCTGGTGGATTTCCTGGTGGAGGCGTTTCGGGATGTGTCTTGGGGGTAG
- a CDS encoding IclR family transcriptional regulator: MPARSANQNVRLPDVSAKGKATLSALPDAADATDAADTTDATDATDAADAADAADTTDTTEAAEDGGSRTLRRGLQLLDAVLASGREGLRVVDLCRIAALERATVYRLLATLMESGYVAQRGRFRYVAGPRLAVLAQPHATDGLAARLQPVLARVSAACGDAAFAVVREGAISHCIARHVGTHPVQILVIQVGTRQPLGVGAAGLALLAALPQDDVAQCITANAAALGHYGGMTPERMNILVRATRERGWSVIGNHATSGVLAVGMAVHSTDGEPVAGISVASTLARMPRERQQLIARAMRESLAALLPKGL, translated from the coding sequence ATGCCTGCCCGCTCCGCCAATCAAAACGTCCGCCTGCCGGACGTTTCTGCCAAAGGCAAGGCAACCCTCAGCGCCCTTCCCGATGCCGCCGATGCCACCGATGCCGCCGATACCACCGATGCCACCGATGCCACCGATGCCGCCGATGCCGCCGATGCCGCCGATACCACCGATACCACCGAGGCCGCCGAAGACGGCGGCAGCCGCACGCTGCGGCGCGGCCTGCAATTGCTGGATGCGGTGCTGGCCAGCGGCCGCGAAGGCCTGCGCGTGGTCGACCTGTGCCGCATCGCGGCGCTGGAGCGCGCCACCGTCTACCGGCTGCTGGCCACTTTGATGGAAAGCGGCTATGTGGCGCAGCGCGGGCGCTTTCGCTACGTGGCGGGGCCGCGGCTGGCGGTGCTCGCGCAGCCGCACGCCACCGATGGCCTGGCGGCGCGGCTACAGCCAGTGCTGGCGCGCGTGAGTGCCGCCTGTGGGGATGCCGCCTTCGCCGTCGTGCGCGAAGGCGCGATCTCGCACTGCATCGCGCGCCATGTCGGGACGCATCCGGTGCAGATCCTCGTGATCCAGGTCGGTACTCGCCAGCCGCTCGGCGTCGGCGCCGCCGGGCTGGCCCTGCTGGCGGCGCTGCCGCAAGACGACGTGGCGCAATGCATCACCGCCAATGCCGCGGCGCTGGGCCACTATGGCGGCATGACGCCAGAGCGCATGAACATCCTGGTGCGCGCCACGCGCGAGCGCGGCTGGTCCGTGATCGGCAATCACGCCACCAGCGGCGTGCTGGCCGTGGGCATGGCGGTGCACAGCACGGACGGCGAACCGGTGGCGGGCATCAGCGTGGCCTCCACGCTGGCCCGCATGCCGCGCGAGCGGCAGCAACTGATTGCGCGGGCCATGCGGGAATCGCTGGCGGCGTTGTTGCCCAAGGGACTGTGA
- a CDS encoding tripartite tricarboxylate transporter substrate binding protein, with product MTFHNAPRRRLLALAAALGLAGGLALPLHAQPAAWPTKPIKLVVGYAAGGATDVIARIIALKLGEQLGQPMVVDNRAGANSNVGAEVVAKSAPDGYTLYVYTIANTINASLYDKLGYDPQKDFEPIGLIARIPNILVVNPKLPVKTLADYIRFAKASPDGITFASSGSGSSIHLSGEMFKMQARLNMLHIPYRGSAPAVTDLLGGQVQSMFDNTPSALPHVKAGRLRAIAITSAQRSPLLPEVPTVAESGFPGFDVQSWFSLAAPAGTPRPVIERLNSALNKVLAAPDVRQRLQDLAATPEPGSPEQLRRLIAAETKRWHDVVKQSGAKAE from the coding sequence ATGACCTTCCACAATGCACCGCGCCGGCGCCTGCTGGCGCTCGCGGCGGCCCTTGGCCTGGCGGGCGGCCTCGCGCTGCCGCTTCATGCCCAGCCTGCCGCCTGGCCTACCAAGCCCATCAAGCTCGTGGTCGGCTACGCCGCCGGCGGCGCCACGGACGTGATCGCGCGCATCATCGCGCTCAAGCTGGGCGAGCAGCTGGGCCAGCCGATGGTGGTGGACAACCGGGCGGGCGCCAACAGTAACGTGGGCGCCGAAGTGGTGGCCAAGTCCGCGCCCGATGGCTACACGCTCTACGTCTACACCATCGCCAACACCATCAACGCGTCGCTGTACGACAAGCTTGGCTACGACCCGCAAAAGGACTTCGAGCCCATCGGGCTGATCGCCAGGATTCCCAACATCCTGGTGGTGAACCCCAAGCTGCCGGTGAAGACCCTGGCCGACTACATCCGCTTTGCCAAGGCGTCGCCGGACGGCATCACCTTTGCCTCGTCGGGCAGCGGCTCGTCCATCCACCTGTCGGGCGAGATGTTCAAGATGCAGGCCCGGCTGAACATGCTGCACATCCCGTACCGGGGCAGCGCGCCGGCGGTGACCGACCTGCTGGGCGGGCAGGTCCAATCGATGTTCGACAACACGCCTTCGGCGCTGCCGCACGTGAAGGCGGGGCGGTTGCGCGCCATTGCCATCACCAGCGCCCAGCGCTCGCCGCTGCTGCCCGAGGTGCCGACCGTTGCCGAGTCGGGCTTTCCCGGCTTTGACGTGCAATCGTGGTTCAGCCTGGCCGCGCCCGCCGGCACGCCGCGGCCGGTGATCGAGCGCCTGAACTCGGCCCTCAACAAGGTGCTGGCCGCGCCCGACGTGCGCCAGCGCTTGCAGGATCTGGCGGCCACCCCCGAGCCCGGCTCGCCAGAGCAATTGCGCCGCCTGATCGCGGCGGAAACCAAGCGCTGGCACGACGTGGTGAAACAGTCCGGCGCCAAGGCCGAATAA
- a CDS encoding class I adenylate-forming enzyme family protein gives MYPIDFFWRAAARWPGNIAIDAPEGAIRYDALAAQVAALATALNALDNTLQSRVGICAKNSAEHIVALLAVLACGKVWVPLNPKSTRPEIRRIIDATEPSILVLDTACAGLLEGAAGARIHCGSPPPGQSSVAALIAQHAGASRPAFALPQDATQAIKFTGGTTGLPKGVMQPYRAWMTNVSNQIHAWGFDEHERYIVAAPITHGTSTYLLPILAQGGCHVVLAEAGAEAVRTAFRERGGTVCFMPPTLVYMLMALPGAARADFPCLRRLIYGGAPMPPEKIREVRAFFGPVLGTTYGQTEAPQSLTVMRPEDFEDERNWAAVGLPTWFSDVAIMAPDGRLLPPGEVGEVVARGDLVMSGYWRLPEKTAETLVDGWLHTGDRGLIDERGYLYLKDRLKDMVITGGFNVYPVDVENALGQHPAVHECTVFGVPDEKWGEAVQAAVQLRPGQHATEGELIAFVRERLGPVQTPKRVHFHASLPRSAVGKVLKTAVRERAIAPDAPSVPSAPPPANESTANPS, from the coding sequence ATGTACCCGATCGATTTCTTCTGGCGCGCCGCAGCGCGCTGGCCCGGCAACATTGCGATCGACGCCCCCGAAGGCGCGATCCGCTACGACGCGCTGGCTGCCCAGGTGGCCGCGCTGGCCACGGCGCTCAATGCGCTCGACAACACCCTGCAGAGCCGCGTGGGCATTTGCGCGAAGAACAGCGCCGAGCACATCGTCGCGCTCTTGGCGGTGCTGGCCTGCGGCAAGGTCTGGGTGCCGCTGAACCCCAAGAGCACCCGGCCGGAGATCCGCCGCATCATCGACGCCACCGAGCCCTCCATCCTGGTGCTCGATACGGCCTGCGCCGGCCTGCTGGAGGGCGCGGCCGGCGCGCGCATCCATTGCGGCTCGCCGCCGCCCGGGCAGAGCTCGGTGGCCGCGTTGATCGCGCAGCATGCCGGCGCATCGCGCCCGGCCTTTGCGCTGCCGCAGGATGCCACGCAGGCGATCAAGTTCACCGGCGGCACCACCGGCTTGCCCAAGGGCGTGATGCAGCCGTACCGCGCCTGGATGACCAACGTCTCCAACCAGATCCACGCCTGGGGCTTCGATGAGCACGAGCGCTACATCGTGGCCGCGCCGATCACGCATGGCACGTCGACCTACCTGTTGCCCATCCTGGCGCAGGGCGGCTGCCACGTGGTGCTGGCCGAGGCGGGCGCCGAGGCGGTGCGCACGGCGTTTCGCGAGCGCGGCGGCACCGTGTGCTTCATGCCGCCAACGCTGGTCTACATGCTGATGGCGCTGCCTGGCGCCGCGCGCGCGGACTTCCCCTGCCTGCGCCGCCTGATCTACGGCGGCGCGCCGATGCCGCCGGAGAAGATCCGCGAGGTGCGTGCGTTCTTCGGCCCCGTGCTGGGCACCACCTACGGGCAGACCGAGGCGCCGCAGAGCCTGACCGTGATGCGCCCCGAGGATTTCGAGGACGAGCGCAACTGGGCCGCCGTGGGCCTGCCCACCTGGTTCAGCGACGTGGCCATCATGGCACCGGACGGCCGCCTGCTGCCCCCGGGCGAGGTCGGCGAGGTGGTGGCGCGCGGCGACCTGGTGATGAGCGGCTACTGGCGCCTGCCGGAGAAAACCGCCGAGACGCTGGTGGACGGCTGGCTGCACACGGGCGACCGCGGCCTGATCGATGAGCGCGGCTACCTGTACCTCAAGGACCGGCTCAAGGACATGGTCATCACCGGCGGCTTCAACGTCTATCCGGTGGATGTGGAGAACGCGCTGGGCCAGCACCCGGCGGTGCACGAATGCACGGTGTTCGGCGTGCCCGACGAAAAATGGGGCGAGGCGGTGCAGGCCGCCGTGCAGCTGCGCCCCGGCCAGCATGCCACCGAAGGCGAGCTGATTGCCTTTGTGCGCGAGCGCCTGGGCCCCGTGCAAACGCCCAAGCGAGTCCACTTCCATGCGAGCCTGCCGCGCTCCGCCGTGGGCAAGGTGCTCAAGACCGCCGTGCGCGAACGCGCCATCGCCCCCGATGCCCCTTCGGTCCCATCGGCCCCGCCCCCTGCCAACGAATCCACTGCGAACCCATCATGA
- a CDS encoding citryl-CoA lyase has protein sequence MTSSASSKPVTRLCTHTLTSLHYRDADLVEDLMGKKTFTEVMLMQILGRAPRPVDLRITDVVLIVLMEHGLTPSAIATRLIYMSAPENLQGAVSAGLLAVGSSFVGTMENCAQLLDRIGAAADPDAEAMEIARHYKSIKSHVPGFGHHLHKPVDPRAYKLLDMGRAEPDLAGDKIRALERLSSAVDAVAGRPITINATGAVAALLGELGVPTAVMRGFAVISRAAGLVAHIVEEQQSPSGRFIWDTIEHAIPYVGEGGHQPGEGA, from the coding sequence ATGACTTCCTCAGCGTCCTCCAAGCCCGTCACACGCCTTTGCACCCATACCCTTACCAGCCTGCACTACCGCGACGCGGACCTGGTCGAGGACCTGATGGGCAAAAAGACCTTCACCGAGGTCATGCTCATGCAGATCCTGGGCCGCGCGCCGCGCCCGGTGGACCTGCGCATCACCGACGTGGTGCTGATCGTGCTGATGGAGCACGGCCTCACGCCCAGCGCCATCGCCACGCGGCTGATCTACATGAGCGCGCCCGAAAACCTGCAGGGCGCCGTATCCGCCGGCCTGCTGGCCGTGGGCAGCTCCTTCGTGGGCACCATGGAGAACTGCGCGCAGCTGCTCGATCGCATCGGAGCGGCCGCCGACCCCGATGCCGAGGCCATGGAGATCGCGCGCCACTACAAGTCCATCAAGAGCCATGTGCCCGGCTTTGGCCACCACCTGCACAAGCCGGTGGACCCGCGCGCCTACAAGCTGCTGGACATGGGCCGCGCCGAGCCCGACCTGGCCGGCGACAAGATCCGTGCGCTGGAGCGCCTGTCCAGCGCGGTGGATGCCGTGGCCGGCCGGCCCATTACCATCAACGCCACCGGCGCCGTGGCCGCCTTGCTGGGTGAGCTGGGCGTGCCCACGGCCGTGATGCGCGGCTTTGCCGTGATTTCGCGCGCGGCCGGGCTGGTGGCGCATATCGTGGAGGAGCAGCAAAGCCCCTCGGGCCGCTTTATCTGGGACACCATCGAGCACGCGATTCCTTACGTGGGCGAAGGCGGGCACCAGCCGGGGGAGGGCGCGTGA
- a CDS encoding SDR family NAD(P)-dependent oxidoreductase has translation MTNRSNPGDSAPAARPPALPLDLPGRTVFVAGAGSAGPGWSIGRAASVTYARLGAQVCVVDRDAASAEETTALIRAEGGIAETFTGDVSVEAEVVRLFAAARERFGMVDVLHHNVGIGKTGGPMDTTADDLDRIHAVNVRSLLLASQQVLPDMVARGRGAIIAISSVAGMRYVGYPHLAYSVTKAAVTQFTRMLAQQYAPHGVRANTVVPGLIDTPRIATTVAKMFSGTSLDEARRARAAQVPMGRMGSAWDVAHACAFLASDAAAYVTGTELVVDGGITGKFV, from the coding sequence ATGACGAACCGATCGAACCCAGGCGACAGCGCGCCGGCGGCACGCCCGCCGGCGTTGCCGCTCGATCTTCCGGGCCGCACGGTTTTTGTCGCCGGCGCGGGCTCGGCGGGGCCGGGCTGGAGCATCGGCCGCGCGGCCAGCGTGACCTACGCGCGCCTGGGCGCGCAGGTCTGCGTGGTGGACCGTGACGCGGCCTCGGCCGAGGAAACCACGGCGCTGATCCGGGCCGAAGGCGGCATCGCCGAGACCTTCACGGGCGATGTGTCCGTGGAGGCCGAAGTGGTGAGGCTCTTTGCCGCGGCGCGCGAGCGCTTCGGCATGGTGGACGTGCTGCATCACAACGTGGGCATTGGCAAGACCGGTGGCCCGATGGACACCACCGCGGACGACCTGGACCGCATCCATGCCGTCAACGTGCGCAGCCTGCTGCTGGCCAGCCAGCAGGTGCTGCCCGACATGGTGGCGCGCGGGCGCGGCGCCATCATCGCCATCTCGTCGGTGGCCGGCATGCGCTACGTGGGCTACCCGCACCTGGCCTACAGCGTGACCAAGGCCGCCGTGACGCAGTTCACGCGCATGCTGGCGCAACAATATGCGCCACATGGCGTGCGCGCCAACACCGTGGTGCCGGGGCTGATCGACACGCCGCGCATCGCCACCACGGTGGCGAAGATGTTCTCCGGCACCAGCCTGGACGAGGCGCGGCGTGCGCGCGCCGCGCAAGTGCCGATGGGCCGCATGGGCAGCGCATGGGACGTGGCCCACGCCTGCGCCTTCCTCGCCTCCGATGCGGCGGCCTATGTCACCGGCACGGAGCTCGTGGTGGATGGCGGCATCACCGGGAAATTCGTGTGA